A single genomic interval of Nitrosomonadales bacterium harbors:
- a CDS encoding 6,7-dimethyl-8-ribityllumazine synthase: MKEIEKNLDGSGMRIGIVQSRFNSEVCEGLLGECRAQLVKQGVADGDITLATVPGALEIPLVLLNMAESGKFDALIALGAVIRGDTYHFEVVSNESARCVGDVQLACGVPIANAILTTDTDEQAIARMRVKGGEAALVAIEMANLLRDVASDAE; encoded by the coding sequence ATGAAAGAGATCGAAAAGAACCTGGACGGCAGCGGGATGCGCATCGGAATCGTGCAAAGCCGGTTCAACAGCGAGGTCTGCGAAGGCCTGCTCGGGGAATGCCGCGCGCAACTGGTCAAGCAGGGCGTCGCGGACGGTGACATCACGCTGGCCACCGTGCCCGGCGCGCTGGAGATCCCGTTGGTGCTGCTTAATATGGCGGAGAGTGGCAAGTTCGACGCGCTGATCGCGCTGGGTGCGGTGATCCGTGGTGATACCTACCATTTCGAGGTGGTGTCGAACGAATCGGCGCGCTGCGTCGGCGACGTCCAGTTGGCCTGCGGCGTGCCGATCGCCAATGCCATCCTCACCACCGATACCGACGAGCAGGCAATCGCGCGCATGCGCGTCAAGGGCGGCGAAGCCGCGCTGGTCGCGATCGAGATGGCCAATCTGTTGCGGGATGTCGCCAGTGACGCGGAGTGA
- the ribB gene encoding 3,4-dihydroxy-2-butanone-4-phosphate synthase, translating to MTGISPTPEIIAEIRAGRMVVLVDEEDRENEGDLVFAAEFATPEMVNFMAKHARGLICLTLTETHCRQLDLPLMVRDNGLALATNFTLSIEAATGVTTGISAADRARTILAAANRDARPADIVQPGHIFPLMARNGGVLVRAGHTEAGCDLAQQAGLTPAAVICEILKDDGEMARLPDLIEFARQHSLKIGTIADLIEYRIQNEALIERVARRTVQTAYGTLDLVTYFDKTSQRTHLALVKGDIVPDEETLVRVHEPLSVMDFIEQAHYPNSTSVHDALSRIGRSETGVLVLMHYSETPADLRARAAGMDVHPAQWDPRNYGIGAQILRDLNVGKMCLIATPRKMPSMTGFGLEVVRYCQSKENT from the coding sequence ATGACAGGGATATCGCCCACACCGGAAATCATCGCGGAGATCCGCGCCGGACGCATGGTCGTGCTGGTCGACGAGGAAGACCGGGAGAATGAAGGCGACCTGGTCTTTGCGGCGGAGTTCGCCACGCCCGAGATGGTCAACTTCATGGCCAAGCATGCACGCGGCCTGATCTGCCTGACGCTGACCGAGACGCATTGTCGCCAGCTCGACCTGCCGCTGATGGTGCGCGACAACGGCCTGGCGTTGGCGACCAACTTCACCTTGTCGATCGAGGCGGCGACGGGGGTGACCACCGGCATCTCGGCGGCGGACCGTGCGCGCACCATACTCGCGGCAGCGAACAGGGACGCCAGGCCGGCCGACATCGTGCAGCCCGGCCACATCTTCCCCTTGATGGCGCGCAACGGCGGCGTGCTGGTGCGCGCCGGACATACCGAGGCGGGCTGCGACCTGGCGCAACAGGCGGGACTGACACCGGCTGCGGTGATCTGCGAGATCCTCAAGGATGACGGCGAGATGGCGCGTCTACCCGACCTGATCGAGTTCGCCAGACAGCATAGCCTCAAGATCGGCACGATCGCCGACCTGATCGAATACCGCATCCAGAACGAGGCGCTGATCGAACGCGTCGCGCGCCGTACGGTACAGACCGCCTACGGCACGCTCGACCTGGTGACCTATTTCGACAAGACCTCGCAGCGCACCCATCTGGCGCTGGTCAAGGGCGACATCGTGCCGGACGAAGAAACCCTGGTGCGCGTGCATGAGCCGTTGTCGGTGATGGACTTCATCGAACAGGCGCATTATCCGAACTCCACCAGTGTGCATGACGCGCTCTCGAGGATCGGCAGATCGGAGACGGGCGTGCTGGTGCTGATGCACTATAGCGAGACCCCGGCGGACCTGCGCGCGCGCGCTGCCGGGATGGATGTGCATCCGGCGCAATGGGATCCGCGCAACTACGGTATCGGCGCGCAGATCCTGCGCGACCTCAATGTCGGCAAGATGTGCCTGATCGCCACGCCGCGCAAGATGCCGAGCATGACCGGCTTCGGCCTCGAGGTGGTGCGTTATTGTCAATCGAAGGAAAACACATGA
- a CDS encoding riboflavin synthase yields the protein MFSGIIADVGNIKQATDRDGGLRLEIATQSLDMGDVKLGDSIAVNGVCLTVIERATRSFTVEVSRETLDCTVGLDAQGAPVNLEKALCLADRLGGHLVSGHVDGVGEVVEFTDLGESWRLVVRAPHALAKYIAIKGSITINGVSLTINRVEGDEFSVNLIPHTLAMTNLKNLRAGGRVNLEVDLIARYVERMMQKETQ from the coding sequence GTGTTTAGTGGAATCATTGCAGATGTAGGCAACATCAAACAGGCAACCGACCGTGACGGCGGGCTGCGGCTGGAGATCGCGACACAGTCGCTGGACATGGGCGACGTCAAGCTTGGCGACAGCATCGCGGTGAACGGGGTCTGCCTGACGGTGATCGAACGCGCCACCCGTTCCTTTACGGTCGAAGTGTCGCGCGAGACGCTGGATTGCACGGTCGGCCTGGATGCGCAGGGCGCGCCGGTCAACCTGGAAAAGGCGCTGTGCCTCGCCGACCGGCTGGGCGGTCATCTGGTCAGCGGTCATGTGGATGGCGTCGGCGAGGTGGTCGAGTTCACCGACCTGGGGGAGAGCTGGAGACTGGTCGTGCGCGCCCCGCATGCGCTGGCGAAATACATCGCGATCAAGGGTTCGATCACCATCAACGGCGTCAGCCTGACCATCAACCGGGTGGAGGGCGACGAATTCAGCGTCAATCTGATCCCGCACACGCTGGCGATGACCAACCTGAAAAACCTGCGCGCGGGCGGCCGCGTCAATCTCGAAGTGGATCTGATCGCGCGCTACGTGGAACGCATGATGCAGAAAGAGACGCAATGA
- the ribD gene encoding bifunctional diaminohydroxyphosphoribosylaminopyrimidine deaminase/5-amino-6-(5-phosphoribosylamino)uracil reductase RibD, which translates to MFTARDSAWMAQALRLAELGLYGASPNPRVGCVLVRDDTLAGQGWHRRAGEAHAEVHALNEAGDAAQGATAYVTLEPCNHHGRTPPCTDALIAAGVARVVVAVQDPNPQVSGAGIAKLREAGIAVDCGLMEAAARELNIGFFSRMTRGTPWVRSKIAMSLDGRTALGNGISQWITGEAARHDVQRWRARSCAVLTGVDTVLADDARLNVREIDTPRQPLRVVLDSRLRIPLDARILYDGGTLVYAAQGDEQKIAMLQDLGATVSVMPGDDGRVDLEAVLRDLAQRGCNEVMVEAGSTLSGALLRAGQVDELLLYVAPQLLGDAARSMVRLGEMTRLEQRIELQWQDVRQIGNDLRITIKVKG; encoded by the coding sequence ATGTTCACTGCCCGGGACAGCGCGTGGATGGCACAGGCCTTGCGGCTGGCGGAACTCGGGTTGTATGGTGCCAGCCCGAACCCGCGCGTCGGATGCGTGCTGGTCAGGGACGACACGCTCGCGGGGCAGGGTTGGCATCGGCGAGCGGGAGAAGCGCATGCCGAAGTCCACGCGCTGAACGAGGCGGGCGATGCGGCGCAGGGCGCGACGGCGTATGTGACGCTGGAGCCGTGCAATCATCACGGCAGGACGCCGCCCTGCACGGATGCGCTGATCGCGGCAGGCGTGGCGCGCGTGGTGGTGGCGGTGCAGGATCCGAATCCGCAAGTGTCGGGCGCGGGTATCGCGAAGTTGCGCGAGGCCGGGATCGCGGTCGATTGCGGCCTGATGGAAGCAGCGGCGCGGGAATTGAACATCGGCTTCTTCTCGCGCATGACGCGTGGCACGCCCTGGGTGCGCAGCAAGATCGCGATGAGCCTGGACGGGCGCACCGCACTGGGCAACGGGATCAGCCAGTGGATCACCGGAGAAGCGGCGCGCCATGACGTGCAGCGCTGGCGCGCACGTTCGTGCGCCGTGCTGACGGGGGTCGACACGGTACTGGCGGACGATGCGCGTTTGAACGTGCGCGAGATCGACACCCCGCGCCAGCCGTTGCGCGTGGTGCTGGACAGCCGTCTGCGCATCCCGCTGGACGCGCGCATCCTGTACGACGGCGGCACGCTGGTCTATGCCGCGCAGGGCGACGAACAGAAGATCGCCATGCTGCAGGACCTCGGCGCGACCGTGTCGGTGATGCCGGGCGACGACGGGCGGGTGGATCTGGAGGCCGTATTGCGCGACCTTGCGCAACGCGGTTGCAACGAAGTGATGGTCGAGGCGGGCAGCACCCTGAGCGGGGCCCTGCTGCGCGCCGGACAGGTGGATGAATTGCTGCTGTATGTCGCGCCGCAGTTGTTGGGCGATGCGGCGCGCAGTATGGTGAGACTGGGCGAGATGACCCGTCTGGAGCAGCGCATCGAATTGCAATGGCAGGATGTGCGGCAGATCGGCAACGACTTGCGCATCACGATAAAGGTGAAGGGATAA
- the nrdR gene encoding transcriptional repressor NrdR, translating to MKCPFCKHEDTQVVDTRLSEEGDTVRRRRRCLSCDKRFTTYEMIELRMPQVVKQNGMRSEFDEERLRTSFARALHKRPVPTEMVDAAIDRVTQKIFALGEREIGSRLIGELVMKELLKLDKVAYIRFASVYKSFQDVGDFTDAIDAVSKAPARRATDSLGKKKS from the coding sequence ATGAAATGTCCGTTCTGTAAACACGAAGACACCCAGGTGGTGGATACCCGTCTCAGTGAGGAGGGGGATACCGTGCGCCGCCGCCGCCGATGCCTGTCGTGCGACAAGCGCTTCACCACTTACGAGATGATCGAGTTGCGCATGCCGCAGGTGGTCAAGCAGAACGGCATGCGCAGCGAGTTCGACGAGGAGCGGCTGCGCACCAGTTTTGCGCGCGCGTTGCACAAGCGGCCCGTCCCCACCGAGATGGTGGATGCCGCGATCGATCGCGTGACGCAGAAGATCTTTGCTCTTGGCGAGCGCGAGATCGGTTCGCGCCTGATCGGCGAACTGGTGATGAAGGAGTTGCTCAAGCTCGACAAAGTGGCCTATATCCGTTTTGCCTCGGTTTACAAGAGCTTCCAGGATGTGGGCGATTTCACCGATGCCATCGACGCGGTGAGCAAAGCGCCGGCACGGCGTGCCACGGACAGCCTCGGGAAGAAAAAGAGTTGA